From Dehalococcoidales bacterium, the proteins below share one genomic window:
- the cbiQ gene encoding cobalt ECF transporter T component CbiQ, whose amino-acid sequence MKHSFLDRYSDGASLMHRLDPRTKFIAAFLLILALALTEPGRWLVYAAYFVLIAVLVLLSRVPVLYILKRSLTIIPFVLVIAVFIPFFKGGDTFAGFYIGSWRLTVSHQGLQLLGAVAAKAWLSILSLILLMATTPMSRLLRGLEQLRLPRVMVMTLSFMYRYIFILTDEVLRMKQARDSRAVGGSRLFRIKTVGSMAGTLFIRSYERGERVYTAMAARGYDGRTRTLRRLSFQSADLLFGAGLALVLAFILIYNYWHWI is encoded by the coding sequence ATGAAACACAGCTTCCTGGACCGGTACAGTGACGGCGCTAGCTTGATGCACCGGCTGGACCCCCGCACCAAGTTCATCGCCGCCTTCCTGCTGATTTTGGCGCTGGCGCTCACGGAGCCGGGGCGGTGGCTGGTGTACGCGGCCTATTTCGTGCTCATCGCCGTCCTGGTATTGCTTTCCCGCGTGCCGGTGCTCTATATCCTGAAGCGCTCGCTGACGATTATCCCCTTCGTTCTGGTTATCGCCGTTTTTATCCCCTTCTTCAAAGGAGGGGACACTTTCGCCGGCTTCTATATCGGGTCGTGGCGCCTCACCGTATCGCACCAGGGGCTTCAGCTCTTGGGGGCGGTGGCGGCCAAGGCGTGGCTGTCTATCCTTAGCCTGATTTTGCTGATGGCGACGACGCCGATGTCCCGCCTCCTCCGCGGGCTGGAGCAGCTGCGCCTGCCACGGGTGATGGTGATGACGCTTTCTTTCATGTACCGCTACATCTTTATCCTGACGGACGAGGTGCTGCGCATGAAGCAGGCGCGGGACAGCCGGGCCGTGGGAGGGAGCCGACTTTTTCGCATTAAAACGGTGGGCAGCATGGCCGGTACGCTTTTCATCCGCAGCTACGAGCGCGGGGAGCGGGTCTATACCGCCATGGCGGCGCGCGGCTATGACGGCCGGACGCGTACGCTGCGCCGCTTGAGCTTTCAATCGGCTGACCTGCTTTTCGGCGCGGGGCTGGCGCTCGTACTGGCTTTTATTTTAATCTATAACTATTGGCACTGGATTTAA
- a CDS encoding PDGLE domain-containing protein, translated as MKWWHWALIASLLLAVLSPLASSSPDGLEKVAENHGFIEKASAAPYQVIADYVFPGVHNEKLATILAGLLGTLVVFGVAYGVSWLIKRRRTGSAGQ; from the coding sequence ATGAAATGGTGGCACTGGGCCTTGATTGCCAGCCTGCTGCTGGCGGTGCTTTCGCCGCTGGCTTCGTCCTCGCCGGACGGACTGGAAAAAGTAGCGGAAAACCACGGCTTTATCGAGAAAGCCAGCGCCGCGCCCTACCAGGTGATTGCGGACTACGTTTTTCCCGGCGTCCATAACGAGAAGCTGGCCACCATCCTGGCGGGTCTGCTCGGCACCCTGGTGGTGTTCGGGGTGGCTTACGGCGTTTCCTGGCTGATTAAACGCCGGCGGACCGGCAGCGCCGGGCAATAA
- a CDS encoding energy-coupling factor ABC transporter permease: MHIPDGFLNVATVATGYAVSAGGIGYAVKEANKNLKEKQVPLMGVLAAFIFAAQMLNFPIAGGTSGHLIGATLAAILLGPWAAVLIMSCVLIAQCLIFQDGGLLALGVNILNMGIVAPFCGYYIYKLTALVLGDSRKGRLIGGFVGAWASVLLAALACAIELGVSGVSPWGVVLPAMTGVHALIGLGEGLITTAALSVVLATRADLWQPLKAVKRSEI; this comes from the coding sequence ATGCACATACCGGACGGCTTTCTTAACGTGGCTACCGTGGCTACCGGCTACGCGGTATCGGCGGGCGGCATCGGCTACGCCGTGAAAGAAGCCAATAAAAATCTCAAGGAAAAACAGGTCCCGCTGATGGGCGTGCTGGCGGCTTTTATCTTCGCCGCCCAGATGCTCAACTTCCCTATCGCCGGGGGCACTTCGGGGCATCTCATCGGGGCCACGCTGGCGGCCATCCTGCTGGGGCCGTGGGCTGCCGTGCTGATAATGAGCTGCGTGCTTATCGCCCAGTGCCTCATTTTCCAGGACGGCGGGCTGCTGGCATTGGGCGTCAACATCCTGAACATGGGCATCGTCGCTCCCTTCTGCGGCTACTATATTTACAAACTCACCGCTCTGGTGCTGGGTGACAGCCGCAAAGGCCGGCTTATCGGCGGGTTCGTCGGGGCCTGGGCTTCGGTGCTGCTGGCGGCCCTCGCCTGCGCCATTGAGCTGGGCGTCTCCGGCGTTTCGCCGTGGGGCGTCGTGCTGCCGGCCATGACCGGTGTTCACGCCCTCATCGGCCTCGGGGAGGGACTGATAACTACCGCGGCGCTCAGTGTGGTGCTGGCCACCCGGGCGGATTTATGGCAGCCGCTGAAAGCCGTTAAAAGGAGCGAGATATGA
- the dtd gene encoding D-aminoacyl-tRNA deacylase, with translation MKALLQRVSRASVSVGEEVVGRIGPGLVVLLGVAAGDTEKDAQYLVRKIVNLRIFTDDRDKFNLSALDVKADLLLVSQFTLLADARRGRRPDFTDAAPPQPAETLFNYTVELCRASGLKVVTGRFQQHMQVEIHNDGPVTLMLDSRDKPS, from the coding sequence GTGAAAGCGCTGCTCCAGCGCGTCAGCCGGGCCTCCGTCAGCGTGGGGGAGGAGGTGGTGGGGAGGATAGGCCCGGGGCTGGTGGTGCTGCTGGGGGTGGCCGCCGGAGATACGGAAAAAGACGCGCAGTACCTGGTGCGGAAAATAGTCAACCTGCGTATTTTCACGGATGACCGGGACAAGTTCAACCTCTCCGCCCTGGACGTTAAGGCCGACCTCCTGCTGGTAAGCCAGTTCACCCTGCTGGCGGACGCCCGCCGGGGACGCCGCCCGGACTTTACGGATGCCGCTCCTCCCCAACCGGCGGAAACGCTTTTCAACTATACCGTGGAGCTGTGCCGCGCCAGCGGCCTGAAAGTGGTCACCGGGCGTTTCCAGCAGCACATGCAGGTGGAAATCCATAATGACGGCCCTGTCACGCTGATGCTTGATAGCCGCGATAAACCGTCGTAG
- a CDS encoding FmdB family zinc ribbon protein — MPIYEYECNHCGHRFDLRQGFHDKPQADCPKCSKKSRRVFLPSPIIFKGSGFYVTDHRTGSDASTSKNPPEPAKPKAEPAKDKPDSRKSAA; from the coding sequence ATGCCGATTTACGAGTACGAATGTAATCATTGCGGCCACCGCTTTGATCTGAGGCAGGGTTTTCATGACAAGCCGCAAGCGGACTGTCCCAAGTGCAGCAAGAAGTCCCGGCGCGTTTTCCTCCCCTCGCCGATAATTTTTAAAGGCAGCGGCTTCTATGTGACCGACCACCGTACCGGGAGCGATGCCTCCACCAGCAAGAACCCCCCGGAACCCGCTAAACCCAAGGCGGAGCCCGCCAAAGATAAACCGGACTCCAGGAAGAGCGCCGCGTGA
- a CDS encoding CinA family nicotinamide mononucleotide deamidase-related protein yields MKAEIITTGTELLLGEVADTNTSFLARELAALGIDLFYTSSVGDNFERLSGALKLAWQRSDLILTSGGLGPTQGDITRETIAGLLGEKMEVDPALKITLEKFFSERGIHMSANNFKQASLIPSAQAVPNARGTAPGWWAEKDGRVIIALPGPPGELQPMWQNHIAPALQSRSGAIILSHTLKIYGLPEGTADEQLAAPLKSANPTLALYARPDGIHLRITAKASTLEEAKNMISRHETAVRDIVGEYVWGVDEESLEGVVGRMLVDKGQTLAVSESFTGGSLIQVLSRAPDNGRYFRGGIYAASDEAKLALGLVWGAGGTGNIAAAMASLAREKLSAGIGLAIEGYAETVDDIPMAKIFIAIAGRKTGQPRVRSYSLRLAQAAGRLAYMALFELRIFLAEPA; encoded by the coding sequence ATGAAAGCAGAAATCATTACCACCGGCACGGAGCTGCTGCTCGGGGAGGTGGCGGACACCAACACCTCTTTCCTGGCCCGGGAGCTGGCGGCGCTGGGCATCGACCTTTTTTATACGTCGTCCGTCGGCGATAACTTCGAGCGCCTCTCCGGCGCCTTGAAGCTGGCCTGGCAGCGGTCCGACCTTATTTTAACGTCGGGCGGGCTGGGCCCTACTCAAGGCGATATCACCCGGGAGACGATAGCCGGCCTCCTCGGCGAAAAGATGGAGGTCGACCCCGCTCTGAAAATAACGCTGGAAAAGTTTTTCTCGGAGCGCGGCATCCACATGTCCGCCAACAACTTCAAGCAGGCGTCGCTGATTCCCTCGGCCCAGGCCGTCCCCAATGCCCGCGGCACCGCCCCCGGCTGGTGGGCGGAAAAGGACGGGCGGGTAATCATCGCCCTGCCCGGCCCACCCGGAGAGCTCCAGCCCATGTGGCAAAACCATATCGCCCCGGCCTTGCAGAGTCGTTCGGGCGCTATCATCCTCTCTCACACGCTCAAAATCTACGGTTTGCCGGAAGGCACCGCCGATGAGCAGCTGGCGGCGCCGCTGAAATCCGCCAACCCCACCCTTGCCCTTTACGCCAGGCCGGACGGCATCCACCTGCGCATTACCGCCAAGGCGTCCACCCTGGAGGAAGCTAAAAATATGATATCCCGCCATGAGACGGCGGTCAGGGACATCGTGGGGGAATACGTGTGGGGCGTTGATGAGGAATCTTTAGAGGGGGTGGTGGGGCGAATGCTGGTCGATAAGGGACAGACGCTGGCCGTGTCCGAGTCCTTCACCGGCGGCTCGCTGATACAGGTGCTTTCCCGCGCCCCGGATAACGGCCGGTATTTCCGGGGCGGCATTTACGCCGCCTCGGACGAGGCCAAGCTGGCGCTCGGGCTGGTATGGGGCGCCGGCGGCACGGGGAATATCGCCGCCGCCATGGCGTCTTTGGCCCGGGAAAAGCTGAGCGCCGGCATCGGCCTGGCCATCGAGGGCTACGCGGAAACGGTCGATGATATCCCGATGGCTAAAATATTCATCGCCATCGCCGGGCGCAAGACCGGGCAGCCGCGGGTGCGCAGCTATTCCCTCCGGCTTGCCCAGGCCGCCGGACGGCTGGCCTACATGGCGCTGTTCGAGCTAAGAATATTCCTCGCGGAACCTGCGTAA
- the ftsY gene encoding signal recognition particle-docking protein FtsY, with the protein MSLFDRGAIGKEVWEELEELLISADVGVSTTEKLIGIVKERAAAEKLDGSGVSAILKEEMIKILNVPPRPAAADIAPPKVYLVVGVNGSGKTTTIAKLAYQLKKEGKDVLLAAADTFRAAAIDQLKKQGERVGVNVIAHQPGADPGAVVYDALQAAKSRQADVLIIDTAGRLHTKFNLMEELKKVRRVAARLDATAPHEVLLVLDATTGQNGLTQARYFTEAVGVTGIFIAKLDGTAKGGIVLAICDDLKVPIRGIGVGEGLEDMVEFNAADFVEALTA; encoded by the coding sequence ATGAGCCTGTTCGACCGCGGCGCCATCGGCAAAGAGGTCTGGGAAGAGCTGGAGGAGCTGCTGATATCAGCGGATGTGGGCGTCAGCACCACGGAAAAACTCATCGGAATCGTTAAAGAGCGCGCCGCCGCGGAAAAGCTGGACGGCAGCGGGGTGAGCGCCATTCTCAAAGAGGAAATGATAAAGATACTTAACGTGCCGCCCCGCCCCGCCGCGGCGGATATTGCCCCGCCTAAAGTCTACCTGGTGGTGGGGGTCAACGGCAGCGGCAAGACCACCACCATCGCCAAGCTGGCCTATCAACTGAAAAAAGAGGGCAAGGACGTGCTGCTGGCGGCGGCGGATACCTTCCGGGCGGCGGCTATCGACCAGCTCAAGAAACAGGGGGAGCGGGTGGGGGTGAACGTTATCGCCCACCAGCCGGGGGCCGACCCCGGGGCGGTGGTCTATGACGCCCTGCAAGCGGCCAAAAGCCGTCAGGCGGATGTCCTCATCATCGATACCGCGGGGAGGCTGCATACCAAGTTCAATCTCATGGAAGAGCTGAAAAAGGTCAGGCGGGTGGCCGCCAGGCTGGACGCCACCGCCCCGCACGAGGTGCTGCTGGTGCTGGACGCCACCACCGGCCAGAACGGCCTGACCCAGGCCCGCTACTTTACCGAGGCGGTGGGCGTGACCGGCATCTTCATCGCCAAGCTGGACGGGACCGCCAAGGGCGGCATCGTGCTGGCTATCTGTGACGACCTCAAAGTCCCCATCCGGGGCATCGGGGTGGGAGAGGGGCTGGAGGATATGGTAGAATTTAACGCCGCGGACTTCGTGGAAGCGCTGACAGCGTAG